In Bacillus sp. FJAT-45037, the following are encoded in one genomic region:
- the plsX gene encoding phosphate acyltransferase PlsX, giving the protein MKIAIDAMGGDHAPKAQVEAAQEAVKAFSDVEVTLVGDEAKIKPFLKNDTNITILHTTEKIEDTDQPTTAVRRKKEASMVLCVKEVKEGRADASISAGNTGALMTAGLLYVGRIKGIDRPALSPMLPTLDGNGFLLLDVGANMDAKPEHLLQYAIIGHTYMENVRKVKNPRVGLLNVGTEGGKGNELTKAAYPLLEEANINFVGNVEARDLMNGVADVVVCDGFSGNLVLKTIEGTAGTLFSLLKSELTKSVKNKLAAGMLKSSFKDIKSQLSYSEYGGAGLFGLRAPVIKAHGSSDEVALFHAIRQARDMVNEKVTTIVAEEVSKVDV; this is encoded by the coding sequence ATGAAGATTGCCATAGATGCAATGGGAGGCGACCATGCTCCTAAAGCGCAAGTTGAGGCAGCCCAAGAAGCAGTGAAAGCTTTTTCAGATGTAGAAGTGACACTTGTTGGGGATGAGGCGAAGATTAAGCCGTTTCTAAAAAATGATACAAACATAACGATCTTACATACAACAGAAAAAATTGAAGATACCGATCAACCTACGACAGCAGTTCGAAGAAAAAAAGAAGCCTCGATGGTTCTTTGTGTGAAAGAAGTCAAAGAAGGACGAGCAGATGCCAGTATATCTGCTGGGAATACAGGAGCACTAATGACAGCGGGTCTGTTATATGTTGGTCGAATTAAAGGGATCGACCGTCCTGCTCTCTCTCCGATGTTACCGACTCTTGATGGAAATGGATTTTTACTTCTTGATGTTGGTGCTAATATGGATGCGAAACCCGAGCACTTGTTGCAGTATGCCATTATTGGACATACCTACATGGAAAACGTCCGTAAAGTAAAAAACCCTCGTGTTGGATTACTTAATGTAGGAACAGAAGGTGGCAAGGGCAATGAACTAACAAAAGCTGCCTATCCGTTACTTGAAGAGGCCAATATTAACTTTGTTGGAAATGTTGAAGCGCGTGACTTAATGAACGGAGTAGCAGATGTTGTCGTTTGTGATGGCTTTTCTGGCAATCTAGTTTTAAAAACAATTGAAGGAACAGCAGGAACTTTATTTTCTTTGTTGAAATCAGAGTTAACGAAATCTGTTAAAAATAAATTGGCTGCCGGAATGCTTAAATCAAGCTTTAAAGATATCAAAAGCCAATTAAGTTATTCAGAATACGGTGGTGCAGGTTTATTTGGACTTCGTGCTCCTGTTATTAAAGCACATGGATCATCAGATGAGGTCGCTCTGTTTCATGCAATCAGACAAGCGCGTGATATGGTAAATGAGAAGGTAACGACGATTGTCGCAGAAGAAGTATCGAAAGTAGATGTGTAG
- the fabD gene encoding ACP S-malonyltransferase, whose translation MGKIAFLFPGQGSQAVGMGVQLSKDESICADVIKRADEKLGYSLSEIMAEGPEETLRRTEHTQPALVTVSVAVLQLLKEAGIEADYAAGHSLGEYSALVAAGALSFEDAVYAVHKRGVFMEEAVPFGEGAMAAVLGLDQDLLTEVCLKVQANGDVAELANLNCPGQIVISGSAKGVELAGEQAKEKGAKRVIPLTVSGPFHSSLMKPASEKLKTVLRDLNVENAKIPVIANVTATAQTNASSIEDHLIQQVYSPVRWEETVNALLEFGVDTFVEVGTGNVLTGLVKKVNRRAKAFAVSDRESLQKMIDKLEEVKN comes from the coding sequence ATGGGTAAAATTGCATTTTTATTTCCAGGACAAGGGTCTCAAGCAGTAGGTATGGGCGTTCAACTTAGTAAGGATGAGTCTATTTGTGCGGACGTGATTAAGCGTGCGGATGAGAAATTAGGCTATTCATTATCTGAGATTATGGCAGAAGGACCAGAAGAAACTTTACGCCGTACAGAACATACACAACCCGCCCTTGTTACAGTGAGTGTGGCGGTTCTTCAGTTACTTAAAGAAGCAGGTATTGAAGCCGATTATGCAGCTGGACATAGCTTAGGCGAGTACAGTGCACTTGTAGCAGCGGGTGCTTTGTCATTTGAAGATGCTGTTTATGCTGTACATAAGCGCGGGGTGTTTATGGAAGAAGCGGTACCGTTTGGAGAAGGGGCAATGGCTGCCGTTTTAGGGTTGGATCAAGACCTTCTAACAGAGGTGTGTCTAAAGGTACAAGCCAATGGTGATGTTGCGGAACTAGCAAACTTAAATTGTCCTGGTCAAATTGTTATCTCAGGGTCGGCTAAAGGGGTCGAGCTTGCCGGCGAACAAGCAAAAGAAAAAGGGGCAAAGCGTGTCATCCCATTGACTGTTAGTGGACCGTTCCATTCTTCCCTAATGAAACCTGCAAGTGAAAAATTAAAAACTGTATTACGAGATCTGAATGTAGAGAATGCGAAAATTCCTGTCATTGCTAATGTTACAGCTACTGCACAGACGAATGCATCAAGTATTGAAGATCATTTAATCCAACAAGTGTATTCTCCTGTTAGGTGGGAAGAAACCGTAAACGCATTACTCGAATTTGGAGTGGACACATTTGTAGAAGTCGGTACTGGTAATGTTTTGACGGGGCTAGTAAAAAAAGTGAATCGTCGTGCCAAAGCCTTTGCTGTCAGTGACCGTGAAAGTTTACAGAAGATGATTGATAAACTAGAAGAGGTGAAGAATTAA
- the acpP gene encoding acyl carrier protein, with product MADTLSRVTKIVVDRLGVEEADVKLEASFKDDLGADSLDVVELVMELEDEFDLEISDEEAEKISTVTDVVDYINSRQ from the coding sequence ATGGCAGATACATTATCACGTGTAACGAAGATCGTTGTTGATCGTCTTGGTGTTGAAGAGGCTGATGTGAAACTTGAAGCTTCATTCAAAGATGATTTAGGCGCAGATTCATTAGATGTTGTTGAGCTTGTTATGGAGCTTGAAGATGAATTCGATCTTGAAATCTCTGATGAAGAAGCTGAGAAAATTTCGACAGTTACTGATGTCGTTGATTACATAAACAGCCGTCAGTAG
- the rnc gene encoding ribonuclease III → MPQSSKNHRKLRSNYQDRRRHQRRLTLTEDQKQQFEDLLKLTNLTFENQKLLTQAFTHSSYVNEHRIYSFQDNERLEFLGDAVLELAVSQFLYKKFSSMSEGEMTKLRASIVCEPSLAQFAQELDFGRLVLLGKGEELTGGRERPALLADVFESFIGALYLDQGLEAVYQFLNQTIYPKINDGAFSHMMDFKSQLQEFIQRDNLGQIQYIIVQEIGPAHNREFVSEVHLNDETLGVGTGRSKKEAEQHAAQEALIKLSDKPRS, encoded by the coding sequence ATGCCGCAATCTTCTAAGAATCATCGTAAATTAAGGTCAAACTATCAAGATCGTAGACGTCATCAACGTCGGCTAACATTGACTGAAGATCAAAAACAACAGTTTGAAGATCTTTTAAAGCTGACGAATTTGACATTTGAAAATCAAAAGTTACTAACACAAGCTTTTACTCATTCATCCTATGTGAATGAGCACCGCATCTATTCCTTTCAGGATAACGAACGACTTGAATTTTTAGGTGATGCTGTATTGGAATTAGCAGTTTCGCAATTTCTTTACAAGAAATTCAGCTCAATGAGCGAAGGTGAGATGACAAAATTACGTGCATCGATTGTATGTGAACCGTCACTTGCTCAGTTCGCGCAAGAGCTTGACTTTGGTCGCCTAGTTTTATTAGGTAAGGGAGAAGAGTTGACAGGTGGACGCGAGCGACCTGCGCTTCTTGCTGATGTATTTGAGTCATTTATTGGCGCCCTTTACCTTGATCAAGGACTTGAAGCTGTTTATCAGTTTCTGAATCAAACGATCTATCCGAAAATTAACGATGGTGCTTTTTCTCATATGATGGATTTTAAAAGTCAATTGCAAGAATTTATACAACGAGATAACCTCGGTCAAATTCAATATATTATTGTGCAGGAAATTGGACCTGCTCATAACCGTGAATTTGTCTCGGAAGTTCATTTAAATGATGAGACACTTGGAGTCGGCACAGGCCGATCGAAGAAAGAAGCAGAACAACATGCTGCTCAAGAAGCATTAATTAAGCTAAGTGACAAACCAAGAAGTTAG
- the smc gene encoding chromosome segregation protein SMC, with protein sequence MFLKRLEVVGFKSFAEQMNIEFVPGVTAVVGPNGSGKSNISDAVRWVLGEQSAKSLRGAKMEDIIFAGSDSRKRLNYAEVSLILDNEDQHLSIDYSEVSVTRRVYRSGDSEYLINKQPCRLKDIIDLFLDSGLGREAYSIIGQGKVEEILSSKAEDRRVIFEEAAGVLKYKTRKVKAEKRLHETQENLLRVEDILHELRVQVEPLQIQASIAKDYLGQKAELKEHETALMVHEIEELHTNWNDEKAKLQELQVEYESRHHKLLSMEGELKSLRERSQKIDSEVNDAQEELLAVSEELEKNEGKREVLKERKKNVTQNKEQLAKSLEKAQEQKKTLECEYQEKEERVKKAKTTLDLLRSQMKEQEKELKLSEEDVEQELDRMKSDYIEVLNEQASIRNERNYLLEQKRQQTVKQTRLVEENEDLLVNREGIHGRQDEAQRAFHNKEQALNNTVKAHREKQTELEQVRVRYQKREATLYEAYQLLQKMQSRAEVLEELQADFSGFFHGVKEILKARGGQLEGIVGAVAELTIVPKQYETALEIALGGSTQHIVVETEQSARRAIAFLKQHRLGRATFLPLPVMKSRQLPDHLLHALKQQPAFVGIASELLSFDKRYEQLFSQLLGQVIIAKDLEGANQLARLANHRYRIVTLEGDVVNPGGSMTGGSIKQKQTPLLGRKRELEELTEKLSKLKESSYTLEQEVKQLKENVMLLEVELEELRLKVEETKSDYQETKSALRELEFQATTMEDRFKRYDREQSSFTSEVERLSLRLEELEHKEALMKQKAQTLEELIKDLEERRKQQQSSKETIANELNETKIEFAAANERYNSLHGQLIQTQSLLQERSNEFVDLKDQWTLLVTESEHRTDGEDTIGIRIEEQKKRKEKVVDTLSKMKTERENLDNAYVKLEATINVQQGEHRLIADECRQIEVRVNRLDVELDNRLNHLRQEYELSYEAARASYTLKMDASDARTKVKLIKLAIEELGSVNLGAIDEYERVKERFDFLTEQQTDLLEAKATLHEVITEMDSEMTKRFEETYRMIQKEFKGVFSELFGGGEADLVLTNPEDLLETGVEIMVRPPGKKLQHLGLLSGGERALTAIALLFAILKVRPVPFCVLDEVEAALDEANVSRFAHYLKDFSVSTQFIVITHRKGTMEEADVLYGVTMQESGVSRLVSVRLEESKQLLKT encoded by the coding sequence ATGTTCCTCAAACGGCTAGAGGTCGTAGGATTTAAATCATTTGCAGAACAAATGAACATTGAATTTGTCCCAGGGGTCACAGCAGTTGTTGGCCCAAATGGGAGTGGGAAAAGTAATATTTCAGATGCCGTACGTTGGGTATTAGGTGAACAGTCTGCAAAGTCTTTACGTGGGGCTAAGATGGAGGATATTATCTTCGCTGGAAGTGACTCACGCAAGCGATTGAATTACGCAGAAGTGAGCCTAATTTTAGATAATGAAGACCAGCATCTATCTATTGACTATAGTGAAGTCAGTGTTACAAGACGGGTGTATCGCTCTGGGGATAGTGAATATTTAATTAATAAGCAGCCTTGTAGGCTAAAAGATATTATTGATTTATTTCTTGACTCTGGACTAGGGCGCGAGGCGTACTCAATCATTGGACAAGGTAAAGTAGAAGAGATCCTAAGTAGTAAGGCTGAAGATCGCCGCGTTATCTTTGAAGAAGCAGCTGGTGTATTGAAATATAAGACGCGTAAAGTGAAAGCTGAAAAACGATTACATGAGACACAAGAGAACTTACTCCGTGTAGAAGACATTTTGCACGAGCTTAGAGTTCAAGTAGAGCCTTTGCAAATCCAAGCGTCGATCGCTAAAGATTATTTAGGCCAAAAAGCGGAACTAAAAGAACATGAAACAGCTCTGATGGTCCACGAGATTGAAGAGCTTCACACGAATTGGAATGATGAAAAAGCGAAGTTACAAGAGCTTCAGGTAGAGTATGAAAGCCGTCATCATAAACTCTTGTCTATGGAAGGTGAACTAAAATCATTACGTGAACGTTCCCAAAAAATTGACTCCGAGGTAAACGATGCTCAAGAAGAGTTATTAGCAGTCAGTGAAGAGCTAGAGAAGAACGAAGGTAAGCGCGAGGTATTAAAAGAACGTAAGAAAAATGTCACACAAAATAAAGAGCAACTAGCGAAATCGCTTGAAAAGGCTCAAGAGCAGAAAAAAACGCTTGAATGTGAGTATCAGGAAAAAGAAGAACGTGTCAAAAAAGCGAAAACAACTCTAGATCTGCTTCGTTCTCAAATGAAAGAGCAAGAGAAGGAACTGAAACTCAGTGAGGAAGATGTTGAGCAAGAGCTTGATCGGATGAAGTCGGATTATATTGAAGTGTTAAATGAACAAGCATCGATTCGCAATGAACGAAACTATCTTCTCGAACAAAAGCGTCAACAAACCGTAAAGCAAACACGCTTGGTCGAAGAGAATGAAGATTTATTAGTGAATCGCGAAGGTATTCATGGTAGGCAAGATGAAGCACAGCGAGCGTTTCACAATAAAGAACAAGCATTAAATAACACAGTCAAAGCGCATCGAGAAAAACAAACCGAGCTAGAGCAAGTTCGCGTACGTTATCAAAAGCGAGAAGCAACCTTGTATGAGGCGTATCAGCTCTTACAAAAAATGCAATCTCGTGCTGAGGTGCTAGAAGAATTACAAGCCGATTTTTCAGGTTTCTTTCATGGAGTAAAAGAAATTTTAAAAGCGAGAGGTGGGCAGCTCGAAGGAATTGTGGGGGCTGTTGCAGAATTAACAATTGTTCCTAAACAATACGAGACGGCTCTAGAAATCGCACTAGGCGGGTCCACCCAACATATAGTTGTCGAGACAGAGCAGAGCGCGAGACGAGCGATTGCTTTTCTTAAACAACATCGACTTGGCAGAGCAACATTCTTACCTCTACCTGTGATGAAAAGTAGGCAACTTCCTGATCACTTACTACATGCTTTAAAACAGCAACCCGCATTTGTCGGGATCGCTTCCGAGTTGTTGTCCTTTGATAAACGTTATGAGCAACTTTTTTCGCAGTTACTTGGACAAGTCATTATTGCTAAAGATTTAGAAGGAGCTAATCAACTAGCTCGGTTAGCTAATCACAGGTACCGCATTGTCACGCTTGAGGGTGATGTTGTAAATCCTGGTGGTTCGATGACAGGTGGGAGCATAAAGCAAAAGCAAACGCCGCTACTAGGACGTAAGCGAGAGCTAGAGGAACTAACCGAGAAACTATCAAAGTTGAAAGAATCCTCCTATACACTCGAGCAAGAAGTCAAACAACTTAAAGAAAATGTAATGCTGCTAGAAGTAGAATTGGAAGAGCTTCGTCTTAAAGTAGAAGAAACAAAAAGTGACTATCAAGAAACTAAGAGCGCCTTACGCGAACTTGAATTTCAAGCAACGACGATGGAAGACCGCTTTAAGCGTTATGACCGAGAACAATCGAGCTTCACTTCCGAAGTAGAGCGCTTATCTCTGCGGTTAGAAGAGTTAGAGCATAAAGAAGCTCTGATGAAGCAGAAAGCACAAACACTTGAAGAATTAATTAAAGACCTTGAAGAACGTCGGAAGCAGCAGCAATCGTCAAAAGAAACGATTGCCAACGAATTAAATGAAACGAAAATTGAATTTGCTGCCGCGAACGAGCGATACAACAGCTTGCACGGACAACTTATTCAAACACAGTCACTTCTGCAAGAACGTTCCAATGAGTTTGTTGATCTTAAAGACCAATGGACGCTTTTGGTTACAGAGTCAGAGCACCGGACAGATGGTGAAGATACGATTGGTATTCGAATTGAAGAACAGAAAAAACGTAAAGAAAAAGTCGTTGATACACTTTCTAAGATGAAAACAGAACGTGAAAATTTAGACAATGCATATGTAAAGCTAGAAGCCACGATTAATGTTCAACAAGGTGAGCATCGATTAATAGCAGATGAATGCCGTCAAATTGAAGTGCGAGTGAACCGCTTAGATGTAGAACTCGACAATCGTTTGAATCACCTTAGACAAGAGTATGAACTCTCTTATGAAGCGGCACGAGCATCTTATACACTTAAAATGGATGCAAGTGATGCTAGGACGAAAGTGAAGTTGATCAAATTAGCGATTGAAGAACTAGGCTCAGTCAACCTCGGAGCAATTGATGAGTATGAACGCGTCAAAGAACGTTTCGACTTTTTAACAGAGCAACAAACCGATCTATTAGAAGCAAAAGCAACCTTACATGAAGTCATTACAGAAATGGATTCAGAAATGACTAAACGTTTTGAAGAGACATATCGAATGATTCAGAAAGAATTTAAAGGCGTCTTTTCTGAATTATTTGGTGGGGGAGAAGCGGATCTCGTCCTTACAAACCCAGAAGATCTCCTCGAAACAGGGGTCGAGATTATGGTACGCCCCCCAGGTAAAAAGCTTCAGCATTTAGGTCTTTTATCTGGCGGTGAGCGAGCACTAACGGCGATTGCATTATTATTTGCGATCTTAAAAGTAAGGCCTGTTCCGTTTTGTGTATTAGATGAAGTGGAAGCGGCACTAGATGAGGCGAATGTTAGTCGTTTTGCCCATTATCTAAAAGACTTTAGTGTGTCTACACAATTTATCGTTATTACCCACCGTAAAGGGACTATGGAAGAAGCAGATGTCTTATATGGTGTGACCATGCAAGAATCAGGTGTATCACGATTAGTGTCTGTCCGCTTAGAAGAATCAAAGCAACTACTTAAAACTTAG
- the fapR gene encoding transcription factor FapR, which translates to MKRSKKERQSILQETLASNPFMTDEELAQRFSVSIQTVRLDRMELAIPELRERIKDVAKQQLDDVRALNPDEVIGEIVDLQLDERAISILDVGNEHVFTRSGIARGHHLFAQANSLAVAIIDDPLALTQSAGIRFTRQVKAGERVIAKARVTTSEQGRTEVQVESYVEQELVFSGEFVMYRDNELGQLTKKENER; encoded by the coding sequence ATGAAACGAAGTAAAAAAGAACGCCAATCGATCTTGCAAGAAACGTTGGCAAGCAACCCATTTATGACTGATGAAGAGCTTGCCCAACGTTTTTCTGTTAGTATCCAAACGGTCAGGCTTGATCGGATGGAGCTTGCCATTCCTGAATTACGAGAAAGAATAAAAGACGTTGCCAAACAACAGCTAGATGATGTTCGAGCATTAAATCCAGATGAAGTCATCGGTGAAATTGTCGATTTACAACTTGATGAGCGAGCGATTTCGATTCTTGATGTTGGGAATGAACATGTATTTACTCGTTCAGGGATTGCAAGGGGCCATCACTTATTTGCTCAAGCGAATTCGCTTGCTGTAGCAATTATCGATGATCCTTTAGCTCTGACTCAAAGCGCAGGGATTCGCTTTACTAGACAAGTTAAGGCAGGAGAGCGAGTGATTGCTAAAGCGCGTGTAACCACAAGTGAACAAGGACGAACCGAGGTTCAGGTGGAAAGCTATGTAGAACAAGAATTAGTATTCTCAGGTGAATTTGTCATGTACCGTGATAACGAACTCGGTCAATTGACTAAAAAGGAGAATGAGAGATGA
- a CDS encoding DUF1128 domain-containing protein encodes MDLTSTSRENIEFMIEEIKGKLQIVNAGALKAQSFDTDQYEDLHEIYEMIMSKSSFSVSELDAIISELGKMRKK; translated from the coding sequence TTGGATTTAACATCAACAAGCCGTGAAAATATTGAGTTTATGATTGAAGAGATTAAAGGTAAATTGCAAATTGTTAATGCTGGTGCATTAAAAGCACAAAGCTTCGACACTGACCAATATGAAGATTTGCACGAAATCTATGAAATGATTATGAGTAAATCATCTTTTTCAGTAAGCGAACTAGATGCGATCATTTCAGAACTCGGGAAAATGAGAAAAAAATAA
- the fabG gene encoding 3-oxoacyl-[acyl-carrier-protein] reductase: MLQEKVAVVTGASRGIGKAIALELARNGAHVVVNYAGSEGRALEVVAECKDLGVQAVAIQADVANTDSVQAMMKEAIETFGRVDILVNNAGITRDNLIMRMKEEDWDAVINTNLKGVFNCSKAVTRQMMKQRYGRIINIASVVGILGNAGQANYVAAKAGVIGLTKTMAKELANRNILVNAVAPGFITTDMTDELTEEMKTMMLGQIPLGSLGDPKHIAAVVRFLASDDAAYMTGQTLNVDGGMVMQ, from the coding sequence ATGTTACAAGAAAAAGTAGCTGTAGTAACAGGGGCTTCACGTGGAATCGGAAAAGCGATTGCACTAGAACTAGCTCGAAACGGTGCACATGTTGTGGTCAATTATGCAGGCAGCGAGGGCCGCGCTTTGGAAGTGGTCGCTGAATGTAAAGACCTTGGCGTGCAAGCTGTGGCGATTCAAGCTGACGTAGCTAATACTGACAGTGTTCAAGCGATGATGAAAGAAGCGATTGAAACGTTTGGTCGAGTCGATATTTTAGTGAATAATGCAGGCATCACGCGTGATAACTTGATCATGCGAATGAAGGAAGAGGACTGGGATGCAGTCATTAACACAAATCTTAAAGGGGTATTTAATTGCTCAAAAGCTGTGACTCGTCAGATGATGAAACAACGTTACGGCCGAATTATTAACATTGCTTCTGTTGTGGGCATACTTGGAAATGCAGGACAAGCTAACTACGTAGCTGCAAAAGCTGGGGTCATTGGTCTAACGAAGACAATGGCAAAGGAACTTGCAAACCGTAATATCTTAGTGAATGCTGTTGCACCAGGTTTCATTACAACCGACATGACAGATGAGTTAACAGAAGAAATGAAAACGATGATGCTTGGCCAAATTCCGTTAGGGTCACTTGGAGATCCAAAACACATTGCTGCTGTAGTGCGCTTTTTAGCTAGTGATGATGCGGCATATATGACAGGTCAAACACTAAATGTTGATGGCGGGATGGTTATGCAATAG
- the recG gene encoding ATP-dependent DNA helicase RecG translates to MNQAMNLPVSEVKGVGEETAKQMAGMNVYTVQDLLEHFPFRYEDYQLKDLHDVTHDERVTIVGTVQSEASIRYYGKKKNRMSVRVLVNQLLITVTFFNRAFLKKYFQVGEEITVTGKWDQHRMTIAGSECYPGRVEKEQTIVPIYSVSGKLTSKALKKYIYQALQQFADQIPEPLPSSFLSKYKLPSKKEAIYRLHYPSKDEATKHARRRMVYEEFLFFQLKMQAYRKVNREQTEGVALRIDQKQVEQFTSSLPFPLTGAQERVVREILTDIQSAYRMNRLLQGDVGSGKTVVAAVCMYAVVMTGKQAALMVPTEILAEQHVASLKSLMEPFDIEVELLSGSVKGKRRKERLERLASGELKIAVGTHALIQEDVIFSNLGLVITDEQHRFGVEQRRVLRDKGENPDVLFMTATPIPRTLAISVFGDMDVSIIDEMPAGRKAIETYWAKHDMLERVLAFMERELVAGRQAYVICPLIEESEKIDVQNAIDVHIILRQHFEGKFAVGLMHGRLHSSEKDEVMEEFSQNKTQILVSTTVVEVGVNVPNATVMVIYDAERFGLSQLHQLRGRVGRGEAQSYCVLLADPKSEVGKERMRIMTETNDGFVLSERDLELRGPGDFFGSKQSGLPNFKVADVVHDYRALEVARQDAAELVNHSSFWQDPIYHYLRQYLEQSGVLAGEKLD, encoded by the coding sequence ATGAATCAAGCCATGAACCTGCCTGTTTCAGAAGTGAAAGGTGTCGGTGAGGAAACAGCGAAGCAAATGGCTGGTATGAATGTTTACACGGTACAAGATTTATTGGAGCATTTTCCGTTTCGGTATGAAGATTATCAATTAAAAGATCTTCATGATGTCACACATGATGAGCGAGTAACGATTGTCGGAACCGTTCAGAGTGAGGCATCTATTAGGTACTATGGAAAGAAGAAAAATCGGATGTCTGTTCGTGTTCTAGTAAACCAACTTCTGATTACGGTTACTTTTTTTAATCGGGCATTTCTAAAGAAATACTTTCAAGTCGGAGAAGAAATAACCGTAACCGGAAAGTGGGATCAACATAGAATGACGATCGCGGGAAGTGAATGTTACCCTGGTCGTGTAGAAAAAGAGCAGACGATTGTTCCGATTTATTCTGTCTCCGGTAAATTAACAAGTAAGGCCCTAAAAAAGTATATTTACCAAGCACTGCAACAGTTTGCAGATCAAATTCCAGAACCACTTCCATCTAGTTTCTTATCAAAATATAAACTCCCATCGAAAAAAGAAGCCATTTACCGTTTGCATTACCCATCAAAAGATGAAGCAACAAAGCATGCGAGAAGAAGGATGGTGTATGAGGAATTTCTGTTCTTCCAATTGAAAATGCAAGCGTATCGGAAAGTTAATCGAGAACAAACCGAAGGCGTGGCATTACGAATTGACCAAAAACAGGTAGAACAATTTACTTCCTCACTCCCTTTCCCATTAACAGGAGCGCAAGAGCGTGTCGTTCGAGAAATATTAACGGATATTCAGTCTGCGTATCGCATGAATCGATTACTACAAGGTGATGTGGGGTCGGGTAAGACAGTTGTTGCTGCCGTGTGTATGTATGCAGTCGTGATGACCGGGAAACAAGCTGCGCTGATGGTACCGACAGAGATTCTCGCTGAACAACATGTGGCTTCCTTGAAATCGTTAATGGAACCATTCGATATTGAAGTGGAACTTTTATCGGGTTCTGTCAAAGGGAAAAGACGGAAAGAACGTTTAGAGCGTTTAGCGAGTGGTGAACTCAAAATCGCTGTCGGAACCCATGCTTTGATTCAAGAAGATGTGATCTTTTCCAATTTGGGGCTAGTTATTACGGATGAACAGCATCGATTTGGTGTCGAGCAACGGAGAGTCTTGCGTGATAAAGGGGAAAATCCTGATGTGTTATTTATGACAGCGACACCAATCCCCCGCACATTAGCTATTTCAGTATTTGGTGATATGGACGTCTCAATCATTGATGAGATGCCTGCGGGTAGAAAGGCGATTGAAACGTATTGGGCAAAGCACGATATGTTAGAACGTGTCTTAGCTTTTATGGAGCGAGAGCTTGTAGCGGGAAGGCAGGCGTATGTCATCTGTCCATTGATCGAGGAATCAGAGAAGATTGATGTACAAAATGCGATCGATGTTCACATCATTTTGCGGCAGCATTTTGAAGGGAAATTTGCAGTAGGATTGATGCATGGTAGATTGCATTCCTCAGAAAAAGATGAAGTGATGGAGGAGTTTAGTCAAAATAAGACACAAATTCTTGTCTCGACGACAGTTGTTGAAGTAGGTGTAAATGTTCCGAATGCCACGGTTATGGTTATTTATGATGCCGAGCGTTTTGGGCTAAGTCAGCTTCATCAGCTCAGAGGAAGGGTAGGGCGTGGGGAAGCCCAGTCTTATTGTGTACTGTTAGCTGATCCGAAGTCTGAAGTTGGTAAGGAACGAATGAGAATTATGACTGAAACAAATGATGGATTTGTATTGTCTGAAAGAGATTTAGAACTCAGAGGGCCGGGTGACTTCTTTGGCTCTAAACAAAGTGGTTTGCCTAATTTTAAAGTAGCTGATGTCGTACATGATTACCGGGCACTTGAAGTGGCTAGGCAAGATGCAGCAGAATTAGTTAACCACTCTTCTTTTTGGCAAGATCCAATCTATCACTATTTGCGACAATATCTCGAACAATCAGGTGTTCTTGCTGGTGAAAAGCTCGATTAA